From the genome of Marinobacter antarcticus, one region includes:
- a CDS encoding DUF302 domain-containing protein yields MSYTMNRVIQNAGFAEVDERTRKALADRGFGILTEIDVKATMKKKLDKDMLAYTILGACNPNMAWEAIGVEPRVGAMLPCNVILRETTEGVEVSAVDPVSSMTAIGNKQLEEIAGEVRDMLSEVVNAI; encoded by the coding sequence ATGTCTTATACAATGAATCGCGTTATCCAGAATGCCGGTTTCGCTGAAGTGGACGAACGGACCCGTAAAGCCCTTGCCGACCGGGGTTTCGGGATTTTGACGGAAATAGACGTCAAGGCCACCATGAAAAAGAAACTGGACAAGGATATGCTCGCCTACACAATTCTCGGGGCATGTAATCCAAACATGGCCTGGGAAGCGATCGGCGTAGAACCTCGGGTAGGTGCAATGTTGCCATGCAACGTCATTCTTCGCGAGACAACCGAGGGCGTTGAGGTTAGTGCGGTTGACCCCGTTTCATCCATGACAGCAATTGGTAATAAGCAACTCGAGGAGATTGCAGGTGAGGTGAGGGACATGCTGTCTGAAGTTGTCAACGCGATCTGA
- the arsB gene encoding ACR3 family arsenite efflux transporter, translated as MTSSRLSQAPSTSEGMGLFERFLSLWVALSIVAGVLIGQFAPVVPEVLSRFEYAQVSIPVAVLIWAMIFPMMVQIDFTSILGVRRQPKGLVITTAVNWLVKPFTMFAIAWFFFTVVFAPLIAAERANEYLAGAILLGAAPCTAMVFVWSYLTRGDAAYTLVQVALNDLIMLFAFAPIVVFLLGVSNIQVPWDTVILSVVLYIVIPLGAGYLTRQAVIKRRGIEWFDNVFMKRLAPITPIGLIITLVLLFAFQGDVIIANPLHIVLIAIPLILQTVLVFFIAYGWAKAWKVPHSIAAPAGLIGASNFFELAVAVAIALFGLQSGAALATVVGVLVEVPVMLALVRFANATRGHFPEAQEPRG; from the coding sequence ATGACTTCATCTAGGCTCTCACAGGCCCCCAGCACGTCTGAAGGTATGGGGCTGTTTGAACGTTTTCTCTCGCTCTGGGTAGCCCTGTCCATTGTAGCGGGTGTGTTGATAGGGCAGTTCGCTCCGGTCGTCCCTGAGGTCCTGTCGCGCTTCGAGTATGCGCAAGTGTCGATCCCGGTAGCGGTACTGATCTGGGCAATGATCTTTCCCATGATGGTGCAGATTGATTTCACGTCGATCCTCGGCGTTCGCCGTCAGCCCAAGGGGTTGGTTATTACCACGGCAGTGAACTGGCTGGTAAAGCCCTTCACCATGTTTGCTATCGCCTGGTTCTTCTTTACCGTGGTGTTCGCGCCTCTGATTGCTGCCGAACGAGCCAATGAGTATCTGGCCGGGGCTATCTTGCTGGGTGCTGCACCCTGTACCGCCATGGTCTTTGTGTGGAGCTACCTCACGCGAGGCGACGCTGCCTACACCCTGGTTCAGGTTGCGCTCAACGATTTGATCATGCTATTCGCTTTCGCGCCCATCGTCGTTTTCCTGCTTGGCGTCTCGAACATTCAGGTTCCCTGGGATACAGTCATCCTGTCTGTGGTGCTCTACATTGTCATTCCATTGGGCGCCGGTTATCTAACTCGTCAGGCTGTTATCAAACGGCGTGGTATCGAATGGTTCGACAACGTTTTCATGAAACGCCTGGCACCCATCACTCCGATTGGCTTGATCATCACTCTGGTGTTGCTGTTCGCATTCCAGGGCGACGTGATCATCGCTAATCCGTTGCATATCGTGCTGATCGCTATTCCGCTGATTCTTCAGACTGTTCTGGTCTTCTTCATCGCTTATGGCTGGGCCAAGGCCTGGAAAGTGCCCCATAGCATCGCAGCGCCTGCTGGTCTGATCGGCGCCAGTAACTTCTTCGAGTTGGCCGTGGCAGTCGCCATTGCCCTGTTTGGTTTGCAGTCCGGCGCGGCGTTGGCCACGGTGGTAGGGGTTCTCGTGGAGGTGCCAGTAATGCTGGCTCTGGTGCGTTTTGCCAACGCCACCCGAGGCCACTTTCCGGAGGCGCAAGAGCCTCGCGGTTAA